From Drosophila suzukii chromosome 2R, CBGP_Dsuzu_IsoJpt1.0, whole genome shotgun sequence, a single genomic window includes:
- the ASPP gene encoding apoptosis-stimulating of p53 protein 1 isoform X2 produces the protein MKEPTNTLDEIVPSRLTSAELRAMALRQQQQIDSQHQLLATKEQRLRFLKSQEVRSAVASAEGERLRRLRERVEAQESKLRRLRALRGQVDLQKTYNVTLSNDLDSIRALFSEKEKELSLAVAKVEALTRQLEELRRDRRCPVNILAAAGNGVGQALPPQASRELEKLRRELMYRNQLSLQQDARLHMQREALQQRQAELRSVDQRIYELQTRLQRKKQANTHHQQQQQQQQHQQHQQQQQQPTVQQQQQQQHQQQQQQLHVQSAQLLAAAAAAAAATAQQQQQQQQTFQQSGSNLASKHGGVAALKQQLLQKQVNQLAAAAAAAAAGRARGNVAAVEPFIHTPQKSTITSTASYLSGGMKHAAATANTNQQNQLIQDLTHVKLGQNNGFFAGSVPVPVANANATSSSESDESKLAKKLLAAPGKTEAELRQKAQTEAMDSTTHIYAEVGPKKRDREAAAAAAAAAAAAAQAAADAASQAATPPPASTNASKIPKSISSSSSSTSSSASALINKLNQQATAKESQDHQHSKKNEISVTSETLSERNTQQQLTVHSMPLGAISKSVALAVSNASKPLQVQVGNLAVPPRKPISSVAPTSMGSGSGSSIPKMITYSPKVNRVAPNVVMTDPRPALPPKPSKMSPTEQPSPVEACASGSAGSGGAAPAAKTQTATFGLQSLNINDNLPIKAKPLTIRKQPLFEQPRLKSSQSSSNGQQKPPPVLQSQRKSETPVRQLADSQQDTTSPQPSPSSESSADETDRMVVPPASQQETTSTTTSSSASTTITTTSNIKERTGNGKPKLARRVSFDPLALLLDASLEGELELVKKTAMQVANPSAANDEGITALHNAICAGHFDIVKFLVEFGCDVNAQDSDGWTPLHCAASCNNLSMVKFLVENGACLFASTLSDHETPAEKCEEDEEGFDGCSEYLYSIQEKLGILHNGDVYAVFSYEAQNGDELSFHVNEPLIVLRKGDDAENEWWWARNAGGEEGYVPRNLLGLYPRVPPHSPHFSD, from the exons GTGCCCAGCAGGCTGACGTCAGCCGAACTGAGGGCGATGGCATTgagacagcagcagcaaatcGACAGCCAGCACCAGCTGCTGGCCACCAAGGAGCAGCGCCTGCGCTTCCTCAAGTCGCAGGAGGTGCGCAGCGCAGTTGCCAGCGCGGAGGGCGAGCGGCTCCGCCGGCTGCGGGAGCGGGTGGAGGCCCAGGAGTCCAAGCTGCGCCGCCTGCGAGCGCTGCGGGGTCAAGTGGACCTGCAGAAGACCTACAATGTCACCCTGA GCAATGACTTGGACTCGATCCGAGCGCTGTTCAGCGAAAAGGAGAAGGAGCTCAGCTTGGCCGTGGCCAAGGTGGAGGCCCTCACCCGCCAGCTGGAGGAGCTGCGACGTGACCGTCGATGTCCTGTGAACATCCTGGCAGCAGCTGGCAACGGAGTTGGCCAGGCCCTTCCTCCCCAGGCATCCCGCGAGCTGGAGAAGCTGCGCCGCGAACTGATG TATCGCAATCAGTTGTCACTGCAGCAGGATGCACGGCTGCACATGCAACGCGAGGCACTGCAGCAACGGCAGGCGGAGCTGCGGTCGGTGGACCAGCGCATTTACGAGCTGCAGACTCGCCTGCAGCGCAAAAAGCAGGCCAACACCCAtcaccagcaacagcagcagcagcagcaacatcagcaacatcagcagcagcaacaacagccgacggtgcaacagcaacagcagcagcaacatcaacagcagcagcaacaactgcaTGTGCAGTCTGCCCAGTTGctggcagcagcagctgcagcagcagcagcaactgcccagcagcaacagcagcagcaacagacaTTCCAGCAGTCTGGCAGCAACCTGGCTAGCAAACATGGCGGAGTGGCTGCCCTCAAGCAGCAACTGCTGCAGAAGCAGGTGAATCAACTGGcagctgccgccgccgccgctgccgctgGACGAGCTCGTGGCAATGTGGCCGCCGTGGAGCCCTTTATTCACACCCCCCAGAAGTCCACCATCACAAGCACGGCCAGCTATCTGAGTGGCGGGATGAAGCATGCTGCAGCAACGGCTAATACCAACCAGCAGAATCAGCTCATCCAGGACTTGACGCATGTCAAGTTGGGGCAGAACAATGGTTTCTTTGCGGGATCTGTGCCCGTGCCGGTGGCCAATGCCAATGCCACTTCCAGCAGTGAAAGCGACGAGTCCAAGTTGGCCAAGAAGCTGCTGGCGGCTCCTGGCAAAACGGAAGCTGAGTTGCGCCAAAAGGCTCAAACGGAGGCCATGGACAGCACCACGCACATCTACGCGGAAGTGGGTCCCAAGAAGAGAGATCGGgaagcggcggcggcggcagcggcagcagcagcagcagcagctcagGCAGCTGCAGATGCAGCCAGCCAAGCAGCAACACCTCCTCCCGCCTCCACGAATGCCAGCAAAATCCCCAAGAGCATCTCCtcgagcagcagcagcactaGCAGTTCCGCCTCCGCCCTGATTAACAAACTCAACCAGCAGGCAACGGCAAAGGAGAGCCAGGATCATCAGCATTCCAAGAAGAACGAGATTTCAGTGACCAGCGAAACCCTATCCGAGCGCAACACCCAGCAGCAGCTCACAGTGCACAGCATGCCCCTGGGGGCGATAAGCAAATCGGTGGCCCTGGCCGTGTCCAATGCCTCCAAGCCGCTCCAGGTGCAGGTGGGAAATCTGGCAGTGCCACCGCGCAAGCCCATCAGCAGTGTGGCGCCCACATCGAtgggcagcggcagcggcagctCCATACCCAAAATGATCACCTACAGCCCCAAGGTGAATCGCGTGGCGCCCAATGTGGTGATGACCGATCCCCGACCCGCCCTGCCGCCCAAGCCCAGCAAGATGTCACCCACTGAGCAGCCATCGCCAGTGGAGGCTTGTGCATCCGGATCCGCAGGTTCAGGAGGAGCAGCGCCAGCAGCCAAGACCCAAACGGCCACCTTTGGTCTGCAATCCCTGAATATCAACGACAACTTGCCCATCAAGGCCAAGCCACTGACCATCCGCAAGCAGCCGCTGTTCGAGCAACCTCGCCTCAAGTCCAGCCAATCCAGTTCCAATGGCCAACAGAAGCCCCCACCAGTGCTCCAAAGTCAGCGAAAATCGGAGACTCCAGTTAGACAGCTGGCGGATAGCCAACAGGACACAACCTCACCCCAGCCCTCGCCGAGCAGTGAATCCAGCGCGGATGAGACGGATCGCATGGTGGTCCCACCAGCCAGTCAGCAGGAGACCACATCCACAACCACATCCTCATCCGCATCCACAACCATCACGACAACCAGCAACATCAAGGAGCGAACGGGCAACGGAAAACCCAAGCTGGCGAGAAGGGTGAGCTTCGATCCCTTGGCCCTCCTGTTGGACGCCAGTCTGGAGGGGGAACTGGAGCTGGTCAAGAAGACGGCCATGCAAGTGGCCAATCCGAGTGCGGCCAACGATGAGGGGATTACGGCGCTCCACAATGCCATCTGTGCCGGCCACTTTGACATTGTCAA ATTCCTCGTTGAGTTTGGCTGCGATGTGAATGCCCAGGATTCGGATGGCTGGACGCCACTGCATTGTGCCGCCAGCTGCAACAATCTGTCCATGGTCAAGTTCCTGGTGGAGAATGGCGCCTGCCTGTTCGCCTCCACGCTGTCGGATCATGAGACGCCGGCGGAGAAGTGCGAGGAGGATGAGGAGGGCTTCGATGGCTGTTCCGAGTATTTGTACA GCATCCAGGAGAAGCTGGGCATCCTGCACAATGGGGACGTGTACGCCGTGTTCTCCTACGAGGCCCAGAACGGCGACGAACTCTCCTTCCACGTGAACGAGCCGCTGATCGTGCTGCGCAAGGGTGATGACGCCGAGAACGAGTGGTGGTGGGCCCGGAATGCCGGCGGCGAGGAGGGCTACGTGCCCCGCAATCTCCTGGGG CTGTACCCACGTGTGCCGCCGCATTCGCCGCACTTCAGCGATTAG
- the ASPP gene encoding apoptosis-stimulating of p53 protein 1 isoform X1 has product MLTCVCRPVSGNLPKMPPASLMPAHRASSSSSSSSTASLAFVSPTRGVVVTSEPKLNVPSRLTSAELRAMALRQQQQIDSQHQLLATKEQRLRFLKSQEVRSAVASAEGERLRRLRERVEAQESKLRRLRALRGQVDLQKTYNVTLSNDLDSIRALFSEKEKELSLAVAKVEALTRQLEELRRDRRCPVNILAAAGNGVGQALPPQASRELEKLRRELMYRNQLSLQQDARLHMQREALQQRQAELRSVDQRIYELQTRLQRKKQANTHHQQQQQQQQHQQHQQQQQQPTVQQQQQQQHQQQQQQLHVQSAQLLAAAAAAAAATAQQQQQQQQTFQQSGSNLASKHGGVAALKQQLLQKQVNQLAAAAAAAAAGRARGNVAAVEPFIHTPQKSTITSTASYLSGGMKHAAATANTNQQNQLIQDLTHVKLGQNNGFFAGSVPVPVANANATSSSESDESKLAKKLLAAPGKTEAELRQKAQTEAMDSTTHIYAEVGPKKRDREAAAAAAAAAAAAAQAAADAASQAATPPPASTNASKIPKSISSSSSSTSSSASALINKLNQQATAKESQDHQHSKKNEISVTSETLSERNTQQQLTVHSMPLGAISKSVALAVSNASKPLQVQVGNLAVPPRKPISSVAPTSMGSGSGSSIPKMITYSPKVNRVAPNVVMTDPRPALPPKPSKMSPTEQPSPVEACASGSAGSGGAAPAAKTQTATFGLQSLNINDNLPIKAKPLTIRKQPLFEQPRLKSSQSSSNGQQKPPPVLQSQRKSETPVRQLADSQQDTTSPQPSPSSESSADETDRMVVPPASQQETTSTTTSSSASTTITTTSNIKERTGNGKPKLARRVSFDPLALLLDASLEGELELVKKTAMQVANPSAANDEGITALHNAICAGHFDIVKFLVEFGCDVNAQDSDGWTPLHCAASCNNLSMVKFLVENGACLFASTLSDHETPAEKCEEDEEGFDGCSEYLYSIQEKLGILHNGDVYAVFSYEAQNGDELSFHVNEPLIVLRKGDDAENEWWWARNAGGEEGYVPRNLLGLYPRVPPHSPHFSD; this is encoded by the exons ATGTTGACCTGCGTGTGTCGACCCGTCTCCGGCAATCTGCCCAAGATGCCGCCCGCCTCCCTGATGCCCGCCCACCGGGCATcctcatcatcgtcatcatcatcgaCAGCCTCCCTGGCCTTTGTGAGCCCCACGCGAGGAGTGGTGGTGACCTCCGAGCCCAAGCTGAAT GTGCCCAGCAGGCTGACGTCAGCCGAACTGAGGGCGATGGCATTgagacagcagcagcaaatcGACAGCCAGCACCAGCTGCTGGCCACCAAGGAGCAGCGCCTGCGCTTCCTCAAGTCGCAGGAGGTGCGCAGCGCAGTTGCCAGCGCGGAGGGCGAGCGGCTCCGCCGGCTGCGGGAGCGGGTGGAGGCCCAGGAGTCCAAGCTGCGCCGCCTGCGAGCGCTGCGGGGTCAAGTGGACCTGCAGAAGACCTACAATGTCACCCTGA GCAATGACTTGGACTCGATCCGAGCGCTGTTCAGCGAAAAGGAGAAGGAGCTCAGCTTGGCCGTGGCCAAGGTGGAGGCCCTCACCCGCCAGCTGGAGGAGCTGCGACGTGACCGTCGATGTCCTGTGAACATCCTGGCAGCAGCTGGCAACGGAGTTGGCCAGGCCCTTCCTCCCCAGGCATCCCGCGAGCTGGAGAAGCTGCGCCGCGAACTGATG TATCGCAATCAGTTGTCACTGCAGCAGGATGCACGGCTGCACATGCAACGCGAGGCACTGCAGCAACGGCAGGCGGAGCTGCGGTCGGTGGACCAGCGCATTTACGAGCTGCAGACTCGCCTGCAGCGCAAAAAGCAGGCCAACACCCAtcaccagcaacagcagcagcagcagcaacatcagcaacatcagcagcagcaacaacagccgacggtgcaacagcaacagcagcagcaacatcaacagcagcagcaacaactgcaTGTGCAGTCTGCCCAGTTGctggcagcagcagctgcagcagcagcagcaactgcccagcagcaacagcagcagcaacagacaTTCCAGCAGTCTGGCAGCAACCTGGCTAGCAAACATGGCGGAGTGGCTGCCCTCAAGCAGCAACTGCTGCAGAAGCAGGTGAATCAACTGGcagctgccgccgccgccgctgccgctgGACGAGCTCGTGGCAATGTGGCCGCCGTGGAGCCCTTTATTCACACCCCCCAGAAGTCCACCATCACAAGCACGGCCAGCTATCTGAGTGGCGGGATGAAGCATGCTGCAGCAACGGCTAATACCAACCAGCAGAATCAGCTCATCCAGGACTTGACGCATGTCAAGTTGGGGCAGAACAATGGTTTCTTTGCGGGATCTGTGCCCGTGCCGGTGGCCAATGCCAATGCCACTTCCAGCAGTGAAAGCGACGAGTCCAAGTTGGCCAAGAAGCTGCTGGCGGCTCCTGGCAAAACGGAAGCTGAGTTGCGCCAAAAGGCTCAAACGGAGGCCATGGACAGCACCACGCACATCTACGCGGAAGTGGGTCCCAAGAAGAGAGATCGGgaagcggcggcggcggcagcggcagcagcagcagcagcagctcagGCAGCTGCAGATGCAGCCAGCCAAGCAGCAACACCTCCTCCCGCCTCCACGAATGCCAGCAAAATCCCCAAGAGCATCTCCtcgagcagcagcagcactaGCAGTTCCGCCTCCGCCCTGATTAACAAACTCAACCAGCAGGCAACGGCAAAGGAGAGCCAGGATCATCAGCATTCCAAGAAGAACGAGATTTCAGTGACCAGCGAAACCCTATCCGAGCGCAACACCCAGCAGCAGCTCACAGTGCACAGCATGCCCCTGGGGGCGATAAGCAAATCGGTGGCCCTGGCCGTGTCCAATGCCTCCAAGCCGCTCCAGGTGCAGGTGGGAAATCTGGCAGTGCCACCGCGCAAGCCCATCAGCAGTGTGGCGCCCACATCGAtgggcagcggcagcggcagctCCATACCCAAAATGATCACCTACAGCCCCAAGGTGAATCGCGTGGCGCCCAATGTGGTGATGACCGATCCCCGACCCGCCCTGCCGCCCAAGCCCAGCAAGATGTCACCCACTGAGCAGCCATCGCCAGTGGAGGCTTGTGCATCCGGATCCGCAGGTTCAGGAGGAGCAGCGCCAGCAGCCAAGACCCAAACGGCCACCTTTGGTCTGCAATCCCTGAATATCAACGACAACTTGCCCATCAAGGCCAAGCCACTGACCATCCGCAAGCAGCCGCTGTTCGAGCAACCTCGCCTCAAGTCCAGCCAATCCAGTTCCAATGGCCAACAGAAGCCCCCACCAGTGCTCCAAAGTCAGCGAAAATCGGAGACTCCAGTTAGACAGCTGGCGGATAGCCAACAGGACACAACCTCACCCCAGCCCTCGCCGAGCAGTGAATCCAGCGCGGATGAGACGGATCGCATGGTGGTCCCACCAGCCAGTCAGCAGGAGACCACATCCACAACCACATCCTCATCCGCATCCACAACCATCACGACAACCAGCAACATCAAGGAGCGAACGGGCAACGGAAAACCCAAGCTGGCGAGAAGGGTGAGCTTCGATCCCTTGGCCCTCCTGTTGGACGCCAGTCTGGAGGGGGAACTGGAGCTGGTCAAGAAGACGGCCATGCAAGTGGCCAATCCGAGTGCGGCCAACGATGAGGGGATTACGGCGCTCCACAATGCCATCTGTGCCGGCCACTTTGACATTGTCAA ATTCCTCGTTGAGTTTGGCTGCGATGTGAATGCCCAGGATTCGGATGGCTGGACGCCACTGCATTGTGCCGCCAGCTGCAACAATCTGTCCATGGTCAAGTTCCTGGTGGAGAATGGCGCCTGCCTGTTCGCCTCCACGCTGTCGGATCATGAGACGCCGGCGGAGAAGTGCGAGGAGGATGAGGAGGGCTTCGATGGCTGTTCCGAGTATTTGTACA GCATCCAGGAGAAGCTGGGCATCCTGCACAATGGGGACGTGTACGCCGTGTTCTCCTACGAGGCCCAGAACGGCGACGAACTCTCCTTCCACGTGAACGAGCCGCTGATCGTGCTGCGCAAGGGTGATGACGCCGAGAACGAGTGGTGGTGGGCCCGGAATGCCGGCGGCGAGGAGGGCTACGTGCCCCGCAATCTCCTGGGG CTGTACCCACGTGTGCCGCCGCATTCGCCGCACTTCAGCGATTAG